Part of the Pseudobdellovibrionaceae bacterium genome is shown below.
TGCCATCACATCACCAGTTCCGTCCACTTCAACCAGGCTATCTCTCTCCTGGTAAAAGACCTTCACTGGTTCTGTAGAATTCTTATAAACCTTCAACCGATGTCGCACAGCTTCTTCTTGATCATCAGTTCGCTGTACCACATCACCGCCGCACTGGTCACAAACGCCTTCCGCCTTAGGTGGATGCGTTTGGGCATGATAAACAGCGCCACAATTTTTACAAACCCGACGACCGCTCAACCGCGCAACCAATTGCTCTTCCGGCACCTCTAAAAACAACGCCTTGTCCACTTTCAATGAATACTTTTCGAGCATTTCATCAAGCGCTTTAGCCTGGGGCACTGTACGAGGGAATCCATCAAGAATAAAACCTTTACCCTCTAGCCCCCGGACGACCTCATCCACCATACCGATCACCACTGAATCCGGCACCAAATCACCTTTGTCCGTGTAGCTCTGGGCCTCAAGGCCCAATGGCGTCTTATTCTTGATCGCATGGCGAAACAGATCACCGGTGCTGATATGGCTCATGCCCATTTTTTCAACGAGCATACTCGACTGAGTGCCCTTGCCCGCACCAGGAGGGCCAAACAGAAGGATGTTCAATATTGCACCCTCCGGCTTCTCATTTTAACACCCTTCAGTCGTTTATCGTATTCAGCAGTGATTAAGTGAGAGTTGATCTGTTGAGCCGTATCCAAAGCCACGCCCACCAAAATGAGTAGGCTCGTTCCGCCAAAGTAAAATGGCAACTTCAAATAGAGATTCAAAAAGTTAGGCATAATACATACAGCGCTCAAATAAATCGCACCCGCAACAGTCAAGCGCTCAAGTACTCGCTTGATGTAATCCGATGTACTTCGACCGGCACGAATTCCCGGTATAAAACCGCCGTATTTTTTCAAGTTATCAGCGACTTCATTCGGGTTGAACACGATTTCTGTGTAGAAAAAACAGAAAAACACAATAAGCGCTACAAATAATAAATTATAGATAGAACCTGTAGGCGACAAAGCATCTTGCATGCTTCGCAGCCACGGAACGTCTACAAACTGAGCCATTGTCGCTGGAAACATCAGCAAGCTTGACGCAAAAATGGGTGGAATTACGCCAGAAAAATTAACTTTAAGAGGCAAGTGGTTCTGAGAACCCTGCATTGCCATTCGACCAGCACCTTTTTGTGAGTGTTGAATGGGAATTCGTCTCTGGCCCACTTCTACAAACACAATGGCGGCAATCACTAATAACATAAATCCAGCCAAACCTACTGCAGCCATACCATTGAACTCGCCGGACTGAATCATTTGCCACATTTTAGCTGTACCACTAGGAATCCCTGCGGCGATACCAGCAAAAATAATCAACGAAGCACCATTGCCAATTCCGCGCTCCGTAATTTGCTCACCCAGCCACATCACAAACATGGTACCCGCAGTAAGAGTAATGATTGTGACAACC
Proteins encoded:
- a CDS encoding adenylate kinase, with amino-acid sequence MNILLFGPPGAGKGTQSSMLVEKMGMSHISTGDLFRHAIKNKTPLGLEAQSYTDKGDLVPDSVVIGMVDEVVRGLEGKGFILDGFPRTVPQAKALDEMLEKYSLKVDKALFLEVPEEQLVARLSGRRVCKNCGAVYHAQTHPPKAEGVCDQCGGDVVQRTDDQEEAVRHRLKVYKNSTEPVKVFYQERDSLVEVDGTGDVMAVFGRLESQLDQ
- the secY gene encoding preprotein translocase subunit SecY translates to MSKEAPSIPKDLLNRILFTLGILAIYRIGVAVPTPGVDGAAVKAFMTQNTGSIFGLFNTFTGGAFERFSIFALGIMPYISASIIFQLLQTAIPYLEALKKEGEAGRKKINQYTRYATVALAGFQGYGMAKWLASNNAPGGEALVIAPDFGHFLLSFEVVTIITLTAGTMFVMWLGEQITERGIGNGASLIIFAGIAAGIPSGTAKMWQMIQSGEFNGMAAVGLAGFMLLVIAAIVFVEVGQRRIPIQHSQKGAGRMAMQGSQNHLPLKVNFSGVIPPIFASSLLMFPATMAQFVDVPWLRSMQDALSPTGSIYNLLFVALIVFFCFFYTEIVFNPNEVADNLKKYGGFIPGIRAGRSTSDYIKRVLERLTVAGAIYLSAVCIMPNFLNLYLKLPFYFGGTSLLILVGVALDTAQQINSHLITAEYDKRLKGVKMRSRRVQY